One Methylobacterium oryzae DNA window includes the following coding sequences:
- the rpsO gene encoding 30S ribosomal protein S15, giving the protein MSITAERKTALIKEHRKDAKDTGSPEVQVAILTERITNLTGHFKTHGKDNHSRRGLLKLVSQRRSLLDYVKRKDEARYRALIERLGIRR; this is encoded by the coding sequence ATGTCGATCACGGCAGAGCGCAAGACCGCGCTCATCAAGGAACACCGCAAGGACGCCAAGGACACCGGGTCCCCCGAGGTCCAGGTGGCGATCCTAACCGAGCGGATCACCAACCTCACCGGCCACTTCAAGACCCACGGCAAGGACAACCATTCCCGCCGCGGCCTCCTGAAGCTGGTCTCGCAGCGCCGCTCGCTGCTCGACTACGTCAAGCGCAAGGATGAGGCCCGCTACCGCGCCCTCATCGAGCGTCTCGGCATCCGCCGCTAA